A region of the Actinomycetes bacterium genome:
GGCAGCAGCGGCGGGATCGACGAGCTCACCCCGGCCATCGTCTTCGGCCTGATCGACCTGGCCTTCGCCTGGGGCCCGGTCGTGCTGCTCGCCTACCTGCTGGCTCGCAGGGGAGAGGGACTCGCCGCGATCGGGCTCGACCGCTTCCGCGCGTCGGACGCCGGCATGGGTGCCGTGCTGTGGGTGGCGAGCTGGGTGCTCGTGTACGTGGTGGGGTCGCTGCTGAGCGGCCTCGGCTCCAACAACGTGGACTTCCTGCCCGAGGCGCTGCCGCTGTGGTTCCGGATCGTCGACGCCCTGGTGATCGCGGTCACGGCAGGGGTCACGGAGGAGATGGTGGTGCGCGGCTACGCCCAGACCCGCCTCGAGCAGCTCCGGGCGCCGACCGCGGTCGTCATCGTGCTGCCGACCGCGCTGTGGGGCCTGCTGCACCTGTACCAGGGCCTCGGCCCTGCCCTCACGATCTTCTGCCTGGGCCTGGTCTACGCCATCTGGTTCCACGCCACCCGCCGCCTGTGGCCGCTGATCATCGCCCACGTGCTGTTCGACCTGACCCAGCTCGCGCTGGTCCTTCTGCTGCGATGACGACCGGCGACGGTGGCACGGCTCTTCGGGCTCCGTGAGAACTGCCCGGCGGCGCACGGAGCGTGGCGTCGTCC
Encoded here:
- a CDS encoding CPBP family intramembrane glutamic endopeptidase, translated to MLVFAFLPGLPGLLLLVLGAPEGSSGGIDELTPAIVFGLIDLAFAWGPVVLLAYLLARRGEGLAAIGLDRFRASDAGMGAVLWVASWVLVYVVGSLLSGLGSNNVDFLPEALPLWFRIVDALVIAVTAGVTEEMVVRGYAQTRLEQLRAPTAVVIVLPTALWGLLHLYQGLGPALTIFCLGLVYAIWFHATRRLWPLIIAHVLFDLTQLALVLLLR